A section of the Microbacterium sp. MM2322 genome encodes:
- a CDS encoding LacI family DNA-binding transcriptional regulator has translation MTVQQRATLEDVARLAGVSSKTVSRVFAQRELVAPQTVDRVLSAAKRLRFRPNSLAQGLRRGGSRTVGFIIGELSNPFYYKVAAGIEKELSAHGFSLVVATTDDTEEGEGRVADALLAQRVGALLLIPVGDDQSYLEGERQLGTPIIAIDRPARNLAADSIVLDNRVAVLEATRRLTALGHRRIAYVCNPASVWTQSERLAGYRQAMSEAGMDSAPWEMLGDDLTIPPRELVQRLWQQDAAPTAIIAGNNRVTIGALRALQARDDQQTALIGFDDFDTGDVLGVSVISYDPLELGRRAATLAIERIGDPSGFVRQIVLPTWIIERGTGERPPVD, from the coding sequence ATGACGGTGCAACAGCGGGCCACGCTCGAAGACGTCGCGCGGCTGGCCGGCGTGAGTTCGAAGACCGTGTCGCGCGTGTTCGCCCAGCGCGAGCTCGTCGCGCCTCAGACAGTGGATCGTGTGCTGTCAGCGGCGAAGCGGCTCCGCTTCCGACCCAACAGCCTCGCTCAAGGGCTCCGCCGCGGCGGCAGCCGTACCGTCGGATTCATCATCGGTGAGCTGAGCAATCCGTTCTACTACAAGGTCGCCGCGGGCATCGAGAAGGAGCTCTCCGCCCACGGCTTCAGCCTCGTCGTCGCGACGACCGACGACACGGAAGAGGGCGAGGGAAGGGTCGCCGACGCGCTGTTGGCGCAGCGGGTCGGCGCTCTCCTGCTCATCCCCGTCGGCGATGACCAGTCCTACCTCGAGGGTGAACGCCAGCTCGGCACTCCGATCATCGCGATCGACCGCCCGGCGCGGAACCTCGCCGCCGACTCGATCGTCCTCGACAACCGCGTCGCGGTCCTCGAGGCGACGCGGCGGCTCACGGCGCTCGGGCACCGTCGCATCGCGTACGTCTGCAACCCGGCATCCGTCTGGACCCAGTCCGAGCGACTCGCCGGCTACCGCCAGGCGATGTCAGAAGCCGGCATGGACTCCGCACCGTGGGAGATGCTGGGCGACGATCTGACGATCCCGCCGCGGGAGCTGGTGCAACGCCTTTGGCAGCAGGATGCCGCCCCCACGGCAATCATCGCCGGGAACAACCGCGTGACGATCGGCGCTCTGCGCGCCCTGCAGGCGCGAGACGATCAGCAGACCGCGCTCATCGGGTTCGACGACTTCGACACCGGGGACGTCCTCGGCGTCTCGGTCATCTCCTACGACCCGCTCGAGCTCGGACGGCGTGCGGCGACGCTCGCAATCGAGCGGATCGGAGACCCGTCGGGCTTCGTCCGGCAGATCGTGCTGCCGACGTGGATCATCGAGCGCGGAACGGGCGAGCGTCCGCCGGTGGACTGA